From the Daphnia magna isolate NIES linkage group LG3, ASM2063170v1.1, whole genome shotgun sequence genome, one window contains:
- the LOC116918704 gene encoding uncharacterized protein LOC116918704, producing MDSSAKNEQVQNRRQSNGIRSSLRTEPYSSHHRRRLISQTIQQLNVFFQASENHVNEVNAIDLVSNTVVENPLLSDTPAEDDFQSCFSDFDDEECYDTDASPLPTASEYETSDDDSRLLDRLAEFDNESDSDIDGDRNDSVTFKQAIALWAVTRRICQNAVDELLSIFRKYPWGQTMPKSCRSLVKSMRKIPLKTCAGGHYFHFGIFAQLVKILPLINDDRVPEEIQLVISTDGVPLSKSSKSQFWPLTGLIGNIDFRKVFIIGLWHGQSKPSNANEFLKEFIFEAKQLSADSFSYRGKRIRFKIVLYVCDAPARSFVKFIKSHSGFFGCPYCIQEGEYHGWTLFLKNVSVLRTDFSFRQRVHEEHHVGNSDLETLNCDMILDFPNCPQHLIDLGVTRKLMRKWFSGPRPNKLRPAEILKLSTRMVELEKFIPFEFARKPRSIDFFPQFKSTEFALFNSPVVLQNILPEREFKNFLVFHVAVKLMSSKKYCYSLNDYIKTLLLFFVVDCLAIYGDEFISYNVQNLLHLGEQILRFGPLYKFSAYLFESYYQIFKKVLRKGNQVLQQVVNRIFELNVTLLQGIQYPPKLLCTFSFFVPFYMASYGTTSPPFFLTLRVRRKR from the coding sequence ATGGATTCATCAGCTAAAAATGAACAGGTACAAAATCGCAGGCAGAGCAATGGTATTCGTAGTAGTTTGAGAACCGAACCGTACAGCTCCCACCATAGAAGGCGCTTGATCAGCCAAACTATCCAACAattgaatgtttttttccaaGCTAGTGAAAACCATGTAAACGAAGTCAATGCAATTGACCTCGTCTCTAATACTGTTGTAGAAAATCCCCTACTTAGTGACACACCGGCTGAGGATGATTTTCAAAGTTGTTTTTCTGATTTTGATGATGAAGAATGTTACGATACTGACGCTTCTCCATTACCAACTGCTTCAGAATACGAAACGAGTGATGACGACAGTCGTTTATTAGATAGACTAGCAGAATTTGACAATGAAAGTGATTCAGATATTGACGGCGACAGAAATGATTCTGTGACTTTTAAGCAAGCGATAGCGTTATGGGCTGTAACACGTAGAATATGCCAAAATGCTGTCGATGAACTTTTATCGATCTTTCGTAAATACCCTTGGGGGCAAACCATGCCAAAGTCTTGTAGATCACTTGTTAAATCAATGAGAAAAATTCCCCTAAAGACTTGCGCAGGTGGTCATTATTTCCATTTTGGCATTTTCGCTCAATTGGTAAAGATTTTGCCACTTATCAATGATGACAGAGTTCCAGAGGAAATTCAGCTTGTCATTAGTACGGACGGTGTTCCTCTTTCAAAGAGTAGTAAGAGTCAATTTTGGCCATTGACAGGTTTAATTGGAAACATCGATTTTCGAAAAGTGTTTATTATTGGCTTATGGCACGGGCAGTCGAAACCTTCAAATGCAAACGAATTTTTAAAGGAATTTATTTTCGAAGCAAAGCAACTTTCAGCAGACAGTTTTTCTTATCGTGGGAAACGAATTCGGTTTAAAATTGTTCTTTACGTTTGTGACGCCCCAGCTAGATCTTTTGTAAAGTTTATTAAATCACATTCCGGATTCTTCGGGTGTCCGTACTGCATTCAAGAAGGAGAATACCATGGATGGActttattcttaaaaaatGTCTCGGTGCTTCGAACTGATTTCTCATTTAGGCAACGTGTTCATGAAGAACATCATGTAGGAAACTCTGATTTAGAAACTTTAAATTGTGACATGATTCTTGATTTCCCTAATTGCCCACAACATCTTATTGACTTGGGTGTAACACGCAAATTAATGAGGAAATGGTTTTCTGGCCCACGCCCAAATAAACTTCGGCCAGCAGAAATTCTAAAGTTGTCGACTCGTATGGTTGAGTTAGAAAAATTTATTCCGTTTGAATTTGCTAGAAAACCACGGTCTATCGATTTTTTCCCTCAATTCAAATCCACTGAATTTGCTTTATTCAATTCCCCTGTAGTGCTACAGAATATTTTGCCAGAACGAGagttcaaaaattttctagTTTTTCATGTAGCTGTAAAACTTATGTCTTCTAAGAAATACTGTTACTCTTTAAACGACTATATCAAAACTCTCTTGCTTTTCTTTGTCGTTGACTGTTTAGCAATTTATGGCGATGAATTTATATCGTACAATGTCCAAAATCTGCTTCATTTGGGAGAACAAATACTTCGCTTTGGCCCCTTGTATAAATTTTCCGCGTATCTCTTTGAAAGTTATtaccaaattttcaaaaaagtatTGCGGAAGGGAAATCAAGTTTTGCAGCAAGTCGTAAACAGGATTTTTGAGCTAAATGTGACACTATTACAAggtatacagtacccacccaAATTATTGTgcactttttcgtttttcgtccCTTTTTACATGGcctcttatggcactacgtccccccccttttttttaactttacgGGTTAGGCGtaaaagataa